From the Micromonospora sediminicola genome, one window contains:
- a CDS encoding ABC transporter substrate-binding protein, whose translation MLRTRTSRAALSTACAALLLATSACGSDEPKDATTTQVRLYGTDGNMLNSYAASLKDRADLLNGMKGTTPLTPLPESFKERLRNVDPKLTDYLYSAESYDAVVISALAAQLAGTTAPAEIAKQIVGVTTGGQRCDEVAACLQLARAGQDIEYRGVSLTRAGFTDTGEPATASYGTLHFDNEKIDDAKTEFVGAGEDSGASSKAPPRGRKVRDGKAKDAPLVLGGLLPKTGDLALAYPPMAAAAALALAEVNAAGGVLGEPVKWVDGDDGTNPAVAKATVASHVAQGVQVIIGAGASGISRAVLPDVVAAGRILFSPSNTDAGLSTVDDKGLYFRTAPPDSLQGRALADVMLRDGPRKIVILARKDSYGEGLQENVRAELEKAGVGADRLKLLTYLPPEDPNTPVDFGGLAQEIKGFGPEAVLLIGFGESMPAITALADAGVQITR comes from the coding sequence ATGCTGAGAACACGCACGTCGCGCGCGGCCCTGTCCACGGCCTGCGCGGCGCTCCTGCTCGCCACCAGCGCCTGCGGGAGCGACGAGCCGAAGGACGCGACCACCACCCAGGTACGCCTCTACGGCACCGACGGCAACATGCTCAACTCCTACGCCGCGTCCCTCAAGGACCGGGCGGATCTCCTCAACGGCATGAAGGGCACCACCCCTCTCACGCCGCTGCCGGAGAGCTTCAAGGAGCGGCTACGCAACGTAGACCCGAAGCTGACCGACTATCTGTACTCGGCGGAGTCGTACGACGCCGTGGTGATCAGCGCGCTGGCCGCCCAGCTCGCCGGCACCACCGCGCCGGCCGAGATCGCCAAGCAGATCGTCGGGGTGACCACCGGCGGTCAGCGCTGCGACGAGGTGGCGGCCTGCCTCCAGCTCGCCCGCGCCGGGCAGGACATCGAGTACCGGGGCGTGTCGCTGACCCGGGCCGGGTTCACCGACACCGGCGAGCCGGCCACCGCGAGCTACGGCACGTTGCACTTCGACAACGAGAAGATCGACGACGCGAAGACCGAGTTCGTCGGCGCGGGTGAGGACTCGGGCGCGAGCAGCAAGGCTCCGCCGCGTGGTCGCAAGGTGCGCGACGGCAAGGCGAAGGACGCCCCGCTGGTGCTCGGCGGCCTGCTGCCGAAGACCGGTGACCTGGCGCTGGCGTACCCGCCGATGGCGGCCGCCGCGGCGCTCGCCCTCGCCGAGGTCAACGCGGCCGGCGGCGTGCTCGGCGAGCCGGTGAAGTGGGTCGACGGCGACGACGGCACCAACCCGGCGGTGGCGAAGGCGACGGTGGCCTCGCACGTCGCGCAGGGCGTCCAGGTCATCATCGGCGCCGGCGCCTCCGGCATCTCCCGCGCGGTGCTGCCGGACGTGGTGGCCGCCGGCCGGATCCTGTTCTCGCCGTCGAACACCGACGCGGGCCTGAGCACCGTGGACGACAAGGGGCTCTACTTCCGCACCGCGCCGCCGGACAGCCTCCAGGGCCGCGCCCTGGCCGACGTGATGCTGCGGGACGGGCCTCGCAAGATCGTGATCCTGGCCCGCAAGGACTCCTACGGCGAGGGTCTCCAGGAGAACGTCCGGGCCGAGCTGGAGAAGGCCGGGGTCGGTGCGGACCGGCTCAAGCTGCTCACCTACCTGCCGCCGGAGGACCCGAACACGCCTGTCGACTTCGGTGGCCTCGCCCAGGAGATCAAGGGCTTCGGTCCGGAGGCGGTGCTGCTGATCGGCTTCGGTGAGTCCATGCCGGCGATCACCGCGCTGGCCGACGCCGGGGTCCAGATCACCCGCTGA
- a CDS encoding enoyl-CoA hydratase/isomerase family protein, with product MNGLRIEELPDRLVVTLDRPEKRNAIDTDLVGELHAVCAELEARPRLMLLTGGAAGIFAGGADIAQLRERGRLDALAAINQGVFARIRALPMPSVAAVDGPALGGGAELAYACDLRVCTGRAVFGQPEVRLGILAGAGATYRLPALIGEARAKELLFTGRRVDADEALRIGLVNRVVADPAELLPTAHGLLDEMAKGSALALRLTKLAVDAPPAAHPQLDLLSQAVLFEDEEKRRRMTEFLERRKAR from the coding sequence ATGAATGGGCTGCGGATCGAGGAACTGCCGGACCGCCTCGTGGTCACGCTGGACCGGCCGGAGAAGCGCAACGCGATCGACACCGACCTGGTGGGCGAACTGCACGCGGTCTGCGCCGAGCTGGAGGCGCGGCCCCGGCTGATGCTGCTCACCGGCGGCGCCGCGGGCATCTTCGCCGGCGGCGCGGACATCGCCCAGCTGCGCGAACGCGGCCGGCTGGACGCGCTGGCCGCGATCAACCAGGGCGTCTTCGCCCGGATCCGGGCGCTGCCGATGCCATCCGTGGCGGCGGTCGACGGCCCGGCGCTGGGCGGCGGCGCCGAACTGGCGTACGCGTGCGATCTGCGGGTGTGCACGGGCCGTGCGGTGTTCGGTCAGCCGGAGGTGCGGTTGGGCATCCTGGCCGGCGCGGGCGCGACCTACCGGTTGCCCGCCCTGATCGGCGAGGCCCGGGCGAAGGAGCTGCTCTTCACCGGCCGGCGGGTGGACGCCGACGAGGCGCTGCGGATCGGTCTGGTCAACCGGGTGGTGGCCGATCCGGCGGAGCTGCTGCCCACCGCGCACGGGCTGCTCGACGAGATGGCCAAGGGCTCGGCCCTGGCGTTGCGGTTGACCAAGCTTGCCGTCGACGCGCCGCCGGCCGCGCACCCGCAGCTCGACCTGCTCAGCCAGGCGGTGCTCTTCGAGGACGAGGAGAAGCGGCGGCGGATGACCGAGTTCCTGGAGCGCCGGAAGGCCCGTTGA
- a CDS encoding 3-hydroxyacyl-CoA dehydrogenase family protein produces the protein MSGRFVVVGAGTMGLGIAYVAAGAGYAVELVEVDPARGADAVRRLGELWERGVRRGKLTEEAATANRARVTLRAGLAEVAEEPDVIVEAVPERLDLKRAVLREAEGRRPVLLGSNTSSIPIAELADGLDRPADFLGLHFFNPVWAMALLEVVIGPATAPETTEAAVALAGRLGKDPVVVRDMPGFATSRLGVTLGLEAIRMVADGVAGPADIDKAMVLGYRHPIGPLELTDLVGLDVRLDIARTLQAAYGDRFAPPPLLLEMVATGKLGKKSGQGFYTWKDGQKR, from the coding sequence ATGAGTGGTCGTTTTGTGGTCGTCGGAGCCGGCACCATGGGCCTCGGCATCGCGTACGTGGCGGCCGGCGCCGGGTACGCGGTCGAGCTGGTCGAGGTCGACCCGGCCCGGGGCGCCGACGCCGTCCGGCGGCTCGGTGAGCTGTGGGAGCGCGGGGTGCGGCGGGGCAAGCTGACCGAGGAGGCGGCGACCGCCAACCGGGCGCGGGTCACCCTGCGCGCCGGCCTGGCCGAGGTGGCCGAGGAGCCGGACGTGATCGTGGAGGCGGTGCCCGAGCGGCTCGACCTCAAGCGGGCCGTGCTCCGCGAGGCCGAGGGCCGCCGACCGGTGCTGCTGGGCAGCAACACCTCCAGCATCCCGATCGCCGAGCTGGCCGATGGGCTGGACCGCCCGGCGGACTTCCTCGGGCTGCACTTCTTCAACCCGGTCTGGGCGATGGCACTGCTGGAGGTGGTGATCGGCCCGGCCACCGCGCCGGAGACCACCGAGGCGGCCGTCGCGCTCGCCGGCCGCCTGGGCAAGGACCCCGTCGTGGTACGCGACATGCCCGGCTTCGCCACCTCCCGGCTCGGCGTCACGCTCGGCCTGGAGGCGATCCGGATGGTGGCCGACGGGGTGGCCGGCCCGGCCGACATCGACAAGGCCATGGTGCTCGGCTACCGGCACCCGATCGGTCCGCTGGAGCTGACCGACCTGGTCGGGCTGGACGTCCGGCTCGACATCGCGCGCACCCTCCAGGCCGCGTACGGGGACCGGTTCGCGCCGCCGCCGCTGCTGCTGGAGATGGTGGCCACCGGAAAGCTGGGCAAGAAGTCCGGCCAGGGCTTCTACACCTGGAAGGACGGCCAGAAGCGATGA
- a CDS encoding class I SAM-dependent methyltransferase, whose amino-acid sequence MTGEPEIGDVFGEMIRDAYAVATGIGPRPMAGGRLPRPVIEIIERDDGLVNGAPAGHYLDPPDRWQPHDHRAVDRVHGHVLDVGVGAGRIALHLQERGVPVTGLDTSLGALRVSRHRGVRELVHGTVDEHVADGRRYDTFLLLGNNLGLFEGRERAPALLAALAALARPGATVIAHGTDPYGTTDPVHTGYHERNRRRGRLGGQLRLRLRYRLLGTEWFDYLVCSPEEFAELVHGSPWRLTDVDDTDHPYYLATLALRR is encoded by the coding sequence ATGACCGGGGAACCCGAGATCGGCGACGTGTTCGGCGAGATGATCCGCGACGCGTACGCGGTGGCGACCGGCATCGGTCCCCGACCGATGGCCGGCGGACGCCTGCCCCGCCCGGTCATCGAGATCATCGAGCGCGACGACGGGCTGGTCAACGGCGCGCCCGCCGGGCACTACCTCGACCCGCCGGACCGCTGGCAGCCGCACGACCACCGGGCGGTCGACCGGGTCCACGGGCACGTGCTCGACGTCGGCGTCGGCGCCGGCCGGATCGCGCTGCACCTGCAGGAGCGCGGCGTGCCGGTCACCGGCCTGGACACCTCGCTCGGCGCGCTGCGGGTCAGCCGGCACCGGGGCGTACGCGAGCTGGTGCACGGCACCGTCGACGAGCACGTCGCCGACGGACGGCGCTACGACACGTTCCTGCTGCTCGGCAACAATCTCGGTCTCTTCGAGGGGCGGGAGCGGGCCCCCGCGCTGCTGGCCGCGCTCGCCGCGCTGGCCCGGCCGGGGGCGACGGTGATCGCGCACGGCACCGACCCGTACGGGACCACCGACCCGGTGCACACCGGCTACCACGAGCGGAACCGGCGGCGGGGCCGGCTGGGCGGGCAGCTGCGGCTGCGGCTGCGCTACCGGCTTCTCGGCACCGAGTGGTTCGACTACCTGGTCTGCTCGCCCGAGGAGTTCGCGGAGCTGGTCCACGGCTCACCGTGGCGACTGACCGACGTGGACGACACCGACCACCCCTACTACCTCGCCACGCTCGCCCTGCGGCGTTAG
- a CDS encoding PPOX class F420-dependent oxidoreductase: MTDLDRLAAEKYVLLTTFRKDGRAVSTPVWAVRDGDALAVWTVSDSGKVKRIRRDGRVTVAPCDVRGRPHGEAVPAHATISDQESTRRIRGLLKHKYRLIGRLSLLGSRLRRGEGGTVGLRIVLDGPAPGHD, encoded by the coding sequence GTGACCGACCTGGACCGCCTGGCGGCGGAGAAGTACGTCCTGCTCACCACGTTCCGCAAGGACGGTCGGGCGGTGTCGACCCCGGTGTGGGCGGTGCGCGACGGCGACGCGCTGGCGGTGTGGACCGTGTCCGACTCCGGCAAGGTCAAGCGGATCCGGCGCGACGGCCGGGTCACGGTCGCGCCGTGCGACGTGCGCGGACGCCCCCACGGTGAGGCGGTGCCGGCCCACGCGACGATCAGCGACCAGGAGAGCACCCGGCGGATCCGGGGCCTGCTCAAGCACAAGTACCGGCTGATCGGCCGGCTGAGCCTGCTGGGCAGCCGGCTGCGCCGGGGGGAGGGCGGCACGGTGGGGCTGCGGATCGTCCTGGACGGACCGGCCCCCGGACACGATTAA
- a CDS encoding BldC family transcriptional regulator: protein MASRTHEPEPLLTPAEVASMFRVDPKTVTRWAKAGKLSAIRTLGGHRRYRESEVRALLQGQIPQQRQGD, encoded by the coding sequence ATGGCATCGCGAACGCACGAACCAGAGCCGCTACTCACACCGGCCGAGGTGGCGTCGATGTTCCGTGTCGACCCGAAGACGGTGACCCGGTGGGCCAAGGCTGGCAAGCTCAGCGCCATCCGGACCCTGGGCGGCCACCGCCGTTACCGCGAGTCGGAGGTTCGGGCCCTGCTGCAGGGGCAGATTCCCCAGCAGCGTCAGGGAGACTGA
- a CDS encoding Glu/Leu/Phe/Val family dehydrogenase, with protein sequence MGVFASTDDPVSTGHEQVVFCQDKQSGLKAIIGIYSTALGPALGGTRFYPYASEAEALADVLDLSRGMAYKNALANLDLGGGKAVIWGDPEQIKSEALLRAYGRFVESLNGRYYTACDVGTYVADMDVIARETRYVTGRSVEHGGAGDSSILTAWGVFQGMRAAAEHVWGSPTLAGRRVGVAGLGKVGKYLTAHLLEDGAEVVATDVNPRAREWVRTTHPQVTLVDDTAALVASDIDVYAPCALGGALDDETVPVLRAKVVTGAANNQLAHPGIEKVLADRGILYTPDYVVNAGGVIQVADEIEGFNFDRAKLRATRIFDTTREILRLADDEGVPPAVAADRLAERRMAEVGRLRTIHLR encoded by the coding sequence ATGGGCGTATTCGCCAGCACCGACGACCCGGTATCCACGGGTCACGAGCAGGTCGTGTTCTGCCAGGACAAGCAGTCCGGCCTGAAGGCGATCATCGGGATCTACTCCACCGCGCTGGGCCCCGCGCTCGGTGGCACCCGCTTCTACCCGTACGCCAGCGAGGCCGAGGCCCTCGCCGACGTGCTCGACCTCTCGCGGGGCATGGCGTACAAGAACGCCCTGGCCAACCTCGACCTCGGTGGCGGCAAGGCGGTCATCTGGGGCGACCCGGAGCAGATCAAGAGCGAGGCGCTGCTGCGCGCCTACGGCCGCTTCGTGGAGTCGCTGAACGGCCGCTACTACACCGCCTGCGACGTCGGCACCTACGTCGCCGACATGGACGTCATCGCCCGGGAGACCCGCTACGTCACCGGTCGCAGCGTGGAGCACGGCGGCGCGGGCGACTCGTCGATCCTCACCGCCTGGGGCGTCTTCCAGGGCATGCGGGCCGCCGCCGAGCACGTCTGGGGCAGCCCGACGCTCGCCGGCCGGCGGGTCGGTGTGGCCGGTCTGGGCAAGGTCGGCAAGTACCTCACCGCGCACCTGTTGGAGGACGGCGCCGAGGTCGTGGCGACCGACGTCAACCCGCGCGCCCGGGAGTGGGTGCGCACCACCCACCCGCAGGTCACCCTGGTCGACGACACCGCCGCCCTGGTCGCGTCCGACATCGACGTGTACGCCCCGTGCGCGCTGGGCGGCGCGCTCGACGACGAGACCGTGCCGGTGCTGCGGGCCAAGGTGGTCACCGGCGCGGCGAACAACCAGCTCGCCCACCCGGGCATCGAGAAGGTCCTCGCCGACCGGGGCATCCTCTACACCCCCGACTACGTGGTGAACGCCGGTGGCGTGATCCAGGTCGCGGACGAGATCGAGGGCTTCAACTTCGATCGGGCCAAGCTGCGCGCCACCCGGATCTTCGACACCACGCGGGAGATCCTGCGACTCGCCGACGACGAGGGCGTCCCGCCGGCGGTCGCCGCGGACCGGCTCGCCGAGCGGCGGATGGCCGAGGTCGGCCGCCTGCGCACCATCCACCTGCGCTGA
- a CDS encoding DUF3073 domain-containing protein yields the protein MGRGRAKAKQTKVARELKYHSPNTDLTALQRELAGSGKSEHNFDDDYKEYVDDDDEDHADDDPDTWARPTR from the coding sequence ATGGGGCGCGGCCGTGCTAAGGCCAAGCAGACGAAGGTGGCCCGGGAGTTGAAGTACCACTCCCCGAACACCGACCTAACCGCCTTGCAGCGCGAGCTGGCGGGTAGTGGTAAGTCTGAGCACAACTTCGACGACGACTACAAAGAGTATGTCGACGACGATGACGAGGACCACGCGGACGACGACCCGGACACCTGGGCCCGACCGACCCGCTGA
- the amcA gene encoding multiple cyclophane-containing RiPP AmcA, with amino-acid sequence MPEITSDNDRDVVADRVRDAAAGLTALLHEAEAARLLRSEVSGGDGASAVCAWNHFENIPTFYNWNNRPR; translated from the coding sequence ATGCCCGAGATCACCAGTGACAACGACCGGGACGTGGTCGCCGACCGGGTGCGGGACGCGGCCGCGGGGCTGACCGCGCTGCTCCACGAGGCCGAGGCGGCTCGGCTGCTGCGGTCGGAGGTGTCGGGGGGCGACGGCGCCAGCGCGGTCTGCGCGTGGAACCACTTCGAGAACATCCCGACGTTCTACAACTGGAACAACCGACCGCGCTGA
- the amcB gene encoding cyclophane-forming radical SAM peptide maturase AmcB — protein MRGIAAVPSYVVMQPTTLCNLDCAYCYLPLRAADRRMPVAVAEAVAASVNPWSAGGRFSVVWHGGEPLAAGREHLAALLAPFGPDVEHHVQTNATLVDDAWCAFFAEHRVRVSVSVDGPRARNAERVTRGGRPAYDRIVAGVAALRRHGLPFSALAVVSRPEPGLATELYDYFLDLGCEVLGVNIEETEGVNTRTNARDAADVTGFWAELVAAWRRDPRIHLREVEWSLRYAGAVLAGTADDLLPRHLDPIPTVGHDGSVVVLSPELAGFSDPRYGDFGSGNVLTTPLSEILAGAGRTPWVGEFLTGVEACRSSCAYFGFCGGGHAANRYFELGRFDGTETEHCRNSKIRLLEGVLEHARDHQ, from the coding sequence ATGCGGGGCATCGCCGCCGTCCCCTCGTACGTGGTCATGCAGCCGACCACGCTCTGCAACCTCGACTGCGCCTACTGCTACCTGCCGCTGCGCGCGGCCGACCGGCGGATGCCGGTGGCGGTGGCCGAGGCGGTGGCGGCGTCGGTGAACCCCTGGTCGGCCGGGGGGCGCTTCTCCGTGGTCTGGCACGGCGGGGAGCCGCTCGCGGCTGGTCGGGAGCACCTGGCCGCGCTGCTGGCCCCGTTCGGGCCGGACGTCGAGCACCACGTGCAGACCAACGCCACCCTCGTCGACGACGCCTGGTGCGCGTTCTTCGCCGAGCACCGGGTGCGGGTGAGCGTGAGCGTGGACGGCCCGCGGGCGCGCAACGCCGAGCGGGTCACCCGGGGCGGGCGTCCGGCGTACGACCGGATCGTGGCCGGGGTGGCGGCGCTGCGCCGACACGGGCTGCCCTTCTCGGCGCTGGCGGTGGTCTCCCGGCCGGAGCCGGGGCTGGCGACCGAGCTGTACGACTACTTCCTCGACCTGGGCTGCGAGGTGCTGGGCGTCAACATCGAGGAGACCGAGGGCGTCAACACCCGGACGAACGCCCGGGACGCGGCCGACGTCACCGGCTTCTGGGCCGAGCTGGTCGCGGCCTGGCGTCGGGATCCCCGGATCCACCTGCGCGAGGTGGAGTGGTCACTGCGGTACGCGGGGGCGGTCCTGGCCGGCACGGCGGACGACCTGCTGCCCCGTCACCTCGACCCGATCCCGACCGTCGGCCACGACGGCTCGGTGGTGGTGCTCTCCCCCGAGCTGGCCGGCTTCAGCGACCCCCGGTACGGCGACTTCGGCAGCGGGAACGTGCTGACCACCCCGCTGAGCGAGATCCTCGCCGGCGCCGGGCGGACGCCCTGGGTCGGTGAGTTCCTCACCGGGGTGGAGGCGTGCCGGTCGTCCTGCGCCTACTTCGGGTTCTGCGGTGGTGGTCACGCCGCCAACCGCTACTTCGAGCTGGGGCGGTTCGACGGCACGGAGACCGAGCACTGCCGCAACAGCAAGATCCGCCTATTGGAGGGAGTGTTGGAGCATGCCCGAGATCACCAGTGA
- the purM gene encoding phosphoribosylformylglycinamidine cyclo-ligase, with amino-acid sequence MTHVSERSGAGSSPTGAGGDRQPWTAGSGRTQRKRSVSYADAGVSIEAGDRAVELLKSKVRETRRPEVMGDLGGFAGLFRLDTKKYKNPILASSTDGVGTKLVIAQQLDIHDTVGIDLVAMVVDDLVACGAEPLFLLDYIATGEVVPDKVAEIGAGIADGCRYAGCALLGGETAEHPGVLRPDEYDISATGVGVVEESDILSPERVEVGDVVIAMRSSGLHSNGYSLVRHVLLGAGRMRLDVVIDDFGRQRTLGEELLTPTKIYAQDCLKLIAEAEVRALAHVTGGGIPGNLVRVLPEHVDAVVNRSTWKPQPIFDLIQSKGRIEDPEMEATFNMGVGMFAIVSAEDADRALATLTGRGVEAWQAGEIIEGSGNVQMVGQHTRG; translated from the coding sequence GTGACGCACGTGTCCGAGCGCAGCGGCGCAGGATCCAGCCCGACGGGCGCCGGCGGCGACCGCCAGCCCTGGACGGCGGGATCCGGCCGGACGCAGCGCAAACGCTCGGTCTCGTACGCCGACGCCGGGGTGTCGATCGAGGCGGGCGACCGCGCGGTCGAGCTGCTCAAGTCCAAGGTCAGGGAGACCCGGCGCCCGGAGGTCATGGGTGACCTCGGTGGCTTCGCCGGCCTGTTCCGGCTGGACACCAAGAAATACAAGAACCCGATCCTCGCCTCCTCGACCGACGGCGTGGGCACCAAGCTGGTGATCGCCCAGCAGCTCGACATCCACGACACGGTCGGCATCGACCTGGTCGCGATGGTCGTCGACGACCTGGTCGCCTGCGGCGCGGAGCCGCTGTTCCTGCTCGACTACATCGCCACCGGCGAGGTCGTGCCGGACAAGGTCGCCGAGATCGGCGCGGGTATCGCCGACGGCTGCCGGTACGCCGGCTGCGCGCTGCTGGGCGGCGAGACGGCCGAGCACCCCGGCGTGCTGCGCCCGGACGAGTACGACATCTCGGCCACCGGCGTGGGCGTGGTGGAGGAGAGCGACATCCTCAGCCCGGAGCGGGTCGAGGTGGGCGACGTGGTGATCGCCATGCGCTCCTCCGGTCTGCACTCCAACGGCTACTCCCTGGTCCGGCACGTGCTGCTGGGCGCCGGCCGGATGCGGCTGGACGTGGTGATCGACGACTTCGGCCGCCAGCGCACGCTGGGCGAGGAGCTGCTCACCCCGACCAAGATCTACGCGCAGGACTGCCTGAAGCTGATCGCCGAGGCCGAGGTGCGGGCCCTGGCCCACGTCACCGGCGGCGGCATCCCGGGCAACCTGGTCCGGGTCCTGCCGGAGCACGTCGACGCGGTGGTCAACCGCTCCACCTGGAAGCCGCAGCCGATCTTCGACCTGATCCAGTCCAAGGGCCGGATCGAGGACCCGGAGATGGAGGCGACGTTCAACATGGGCGTCGGCATGTTCGCGATCGTCTCCGCCGAGGACGCCGACCGCGCGCTGGCCACGCTGACCGGCCGTGGCGTCGAGGCCTGGCAGGCCGGCGAGATCATCGAGGGCTCGGGCAACGTGCAGATGGTCGGCCAGCACACCCGGGGATGA
- the purF gene encoding amidophosphoribosyltransferase, whose translation MPRGDGRLSHDLDPQRPGPQDACGVFGVWAPGEEVANLTYFGLYALQHRGQEAAGIAVSDGSGVVVYKDLGLVAQVFDEPTLASLRGHVAIGHARYSTTGGSTWENAQPTIRATTAGTTIALAHNGNLVNTAELRREVSARGVDSDGSTNDTSLVTMLLASRPDLSVEAAAMEVLPQLRGAFSFVFMDESTLYAARDAHGVRPLVLGRLERGWVVASETAALDIVGASVVREVEPGELIAIDENGLRSSRFAAPEPKGCLFEYVYIARPDATIAGRNVHAARVQIGRQLAKEHPVEADLVIPVPESGTPAAIGYAEESGITYGQGLMKNPYVGRTFIQPSQTLRALGVRLKLNPLRQNVRGKRLVVVDDSIVRGTTQRAIVRLLREAGALEVHVRISSPPVSWPCFYGIDFATRAELLANGLDNEGIRRSIGADTLGYVSLPGLIAATEQPKTRLCRACFDGEYPIELPAGNLIGKHVLEGVGRRVAAEAVEPTVPLVATPTHHP comes from the coding sequence GTGCCCCGAGGCGATGGCCGGCTGAGCCACGACCTTGACCCCCAGCGACCCGGCCCCCAGGACGCGTGCGGCGTCTTCGGCGTCTGGGCGCCCGGGGAAGAGGTCGCCAACCTCACCTACTTCGGGCTCTACGCCCTCCAGCACCGGGGCCAGGAGGCCGCGGGCATCGCGGTCAGCGACGGCTCCGGCGTGGTGGTCTACAAGGACCTCGGGCTGGTCGCCCAGGTGTTCGACGAGCCGACCCTGGCGAGCCTGCGCGGGCACGTCGCCATCGGGCACGCGCGCTACTCGACCACCGGCGGCTCGACCTGGGAGAACGCCCAGCCGACGATCCGGGCCACCACCGCCGGCACGACGATCGCGCTGGCCCACAACGGCAACCTGGTCAACACCGCCGAGCTGCGGCGCGAGGTGTCCGCCCGGGGCGTCGACTCCGACGGCTCGACCAACGACACCTCGCTGGTCACCATGCTGCTGGCCAGCCGGCCCGACCTCTCGGTCGAGGCGGCGGCGATGGAGGTGCTGCCGCAGCTGCGGGGCGCGTTCAGCTTCGTCTTCATGGACGAGTCGACGCTCTACGCGGCGCGCGACGCGCACGGCGTGCGCCCGCTGGTCCTCGGCCGGCTGGAGCGCGGCTGGGTGGTGGCGAGCGAGACCGCCGCGCTGGACATCGTCGGCGCGAGCGTGGTGCGCGAGGTGGAGCCGGGCGAGCTGATCGCGATCGACGAGAACGGGCTGCGCTCCAGCCGGTTCGCCGCGCCGGAGCCCAAGGGCTGCCTCTTCGAGTACGTGTACATCGCCCGGCCGGACGCCACCATCGCCGGCCGCAACGTGCACGCCGCCCGGGTGCAGATCGGCCGGCAGCTCGCCAAGGAGCACCCGGTCGAGGCCGACCTGGTGATCCCCGTGCCGGAGTCGGGCACCCCGGCGGCCATCGGCTACGCCGAGGAGTCCGGCATCACCTACGGCCAGGGTCTGATGAAGAACCCGTACGTGGGGCGCACCTTCATCCAGCCCTCGCAGACGCTGCGCGCGCTCGGTGTCCGGCTCAAGCTGAACCCGCTGCGGCAGAACGTGCGCGGCAAGCGGCTGGTGGTGGTGGACGACTCGATCGTCCGGGGCACCACGCAGCGGGCCATCGTCCGGCTGCTGCGCGAGGCGGGGGCGCTGGAGGTCCACGTCCGGATCTCGTCGCCGCCGGTGAGCTGGCCCTGTTTCTACGGCATCGACTTCGCCACCCGGGCCGAACTGCTGGCCAACGGGCTGGACAACGAGGGCATCCGGCGCTCGATCGGCGCCGACACGCTGGGCTACGTGTCCCTGCCCGGTCTCATCGCCGCGACCGAGCAGCCGAAGACGCGGCTCTGCCGGGCGTGCTTCGATGGGGAGTACCCGATCGAACTGCCGGCCGGGAACCTGATCGGCAAGCACGTGCTCGAGGGAGTGGGTCGCCGGGTCGCCGCCGAGGCGGTCGAGCCCACCGTCCCGCTCGTCGCCACACCGACCCACCACCCGTAG
- a CDS encoding sterol carrier family protein: MSAALTALDEGRTPERPVLREAVRTLLAALAERAPGRSVEVRVPPYGAVQCVTGPRHTRGTPPNVVEMDPATWLAVATGRLGWAEAVTEGRVRVSGIRADLSAYLPI; the protein is encoded by the coding sequence GTGTCAGCCGCCCTGACGGCGCTGGACGAGGGGCGTACGCCCGAACGGCCGGTGCTCCGGGAGGCGGTCCGGACGCTCTTGGCCGCCCTTGCGGAGCGCGCCCCCGGCCGATCGGTGGAGGTGCGTGTCCCACCCTACGGCGCGGTGCAGTGCGTGACCGGTCCGCGACACACCCGCGGCACCCCGCCGAACGTGGTGGAGATGGACCCGGCGACCTGGCTGGCGGTGGCCACCGGACGCCTCGGCTGGGCGGAAGCGGTCACCGAGGGTCGCGTACGGGTCTCCGGAATCCGGGCCGACCTCTCCGCGTACCTCCCGATTTAG